From the genome of Branchiostoma lanceolatum isolate klBraLanc5 chromosome 11, klBraLanc5.hap2, whole genome shotgun sequence:
CGCAAGGCAGTGGGTTGTAAAATCAATTCGTCTTGGGCACAGTGTTGCAAGTTGGAGTCTCTACGCAGCCTTTTTGAGGTGTGGGCTGTCAACCACTCTGaccttccatcgccttttaccacccccccccccacccccaactAAAGCCAGGCACCTATTTAACACGAGTGAATAAGGATCCACCGTCTAGCCAGGAATATCAGGGATCGAACCCGCGACCTCCGATCTCGTGTCCACTAGCCTCGCCACTCGCCGCCACAATATACATGATCGTATGGTATCAGACAATCACGGGAAACCTTgtaacgatgacgtcaccgttCAGTATTCCCCTCACACCTGTCAGACCGTAATCCTCCAAACGTTGACGGATAAGGAGTCGAATATTACCCGACAAAATCTCGGCGACTCGTTTATTCAGGTGTGATGTGACTCGGTAACAGCGCCGTACATCTCGCTCAGATTGGATGGGAGCGCGGATAAGGTCTTACCGTGAATCGTAGCCATTTAAGCAGAATACATGCATCTTTAAGAAGCCTTGGGGTCAAAATCTATCGACCCGCGATGGAAATGGCAAATGTTAGAGAGCGACTCTGTCCCAAAGGGAATCAAAGTAGGACGAAGGTACGAAAAGGTTCTATTAGAAAGGCTAAAGCGGGCTTCTCACTGGGCTGCGCCTAcctgcgccaaattgcgaaagCCATTCGCAAAGTGGCTTAAACAGGTGCCGGTTTGGCGCAATCACTGGAAATCTCTTTTTAATGAATTTCAATGGTTTTTAagtcagtggcaacactgtgaTTTTCAATGATTGTATCTGATGAGCTTCATTCATTTGATACCTCATCTTCCGAAGGAGCTCCACTTATAGACAACTCTGTCATAGAAGAACTATACTAGATACTTTAGTTCGGAATAAAAAAACAGGACTGCCTAAGTATACTTTACCGAATGCACTGCAATCTTATTCGTTTACGTGGCAATTTTAAGGGTATACTTAACAACTTAACTAGTAAGCATACCCGTAAAATTGCCATGTACACCGATATAATTGCGCTGTATTCCGGCGAATTGCTGAGTGTACTCAGGCGGCCATGAATAATGCGCTCTTGTAAGTACCGGTTTGGGGGCAAGAAAGAAGCGCAAAGTAGAGTGAAATCTCgcaaagggatgtccctgtagtagCTCAACTGAAATTTTGGTTTCAATGAGTTGCTAGctaggagaccccggttcaatcctgggaagggaaacccggttggggctgcacccgtctttcggaagggacgtgttgtgttcgaagaggtgcctcgagcgcgttaAGGactaaggggaagggctagcaactcctccATGCAAAAATATCCCCTGctacttgctgacctatgtgtcCCCACgcactgcaagggtctgaacgaacgaacaaacgaacgaacgaggGCGAACGAGCGAAGAGTAATGTGCGCGTGCGTGTTCCGGTTTTGCGACAACAATATGCGCAAGTCTGATGAATGAAATCAGGCAAACATCCTTGACTTTAAGGCTTAATACTACTGTAGCCAGTCACGATCCAAGTCTTCTAAGGGCGCCAGCTTTAATGACCAGACATCTCCCCTTTGATCACAATCATACAGATCAATTCTGCAGCAAACTAGTGGACGTAGTTATACGCGTCGTCATAACAACTACTCAAAcaaattttcttcaacaaaCAGACACTAAAACGACTCTTTCATCCTGTCTTAATTGCTTCCGTCCAGTAACCTTTGGTATTCCGCCACTCAGGCCTCCGCTGGACGCAGATCTTTGAGCCACggaaattggatttgtatgagATTTAATGTGAAGGACAGGAAAGCAAAAACAAATCTACAAAATACACTTCGTAAGCAGGGATGTCCCTTTGATCGACTGGAATAGGATTTGTATGAGATTTGATGTGAAGGACAGGAAAGCAAAAACAAATCTACAAAATACACTTCGTAAGCAGGGATGTCCCTTTGATCGACTGGAATAGGATTTGTATGAGATTTGATTTGAAGGACAggaaagcacacaaaaaactaCAAAGTACACTACTTAAGCAGGGATGTCCTTGTGGCTCAGCTGGcaacagcctcacagttgagaacctgcactgcacgaaatggcctcggatcctgacgcatccggacaggagaaacgGGATCCGGAACCACTTGCCGATGTAGGTTAGAGTCTAGGTAAATTTGAGtggttttagtacaatacggcccccgtatccgtccggattcttacggatctgaggatacgtcaggatccgaggccatttcgtgcagtgctggTTCCTATTAGTTGATAACtgctgggagaccccggttcaatcctgggaagagtatctcggttggggctgcacccgtcttttggatgtaaaatgggggtcccgtgttcgaggaggtgcctcgagcacgttgaaggggaagagctagcaacccatccctgtaaacatataccctgctactgaaaccaAGAAGAACAACCATTGAGAGTTCTGGCAGCTCAAGAGTCGCTGACTCAGCAGAAAGGGGGCATAACAGAGAGATTCCGCTAAAGATGTTGGCACTACACGTCTCAGAATGATCAAACAAACACTTCTAATAACGTATTTTAAAAAAACCTCCGACAGTAACTACTACATAATATATAAAGGACCAAGTGGTTTCATGGCTAGCGGTTAAGAAGAGAAGGACCAGATCGGATAAATCAATCCAGTTTTTTTCTTGACAGATAgaaataaaagtagaaccccaGGCGCGATCAACAGATGAAGGAACCTGTCGACATGAATCAGGGTCAACCTATTAACCCCACGTGGAGGGAATTCCAATATTTAGATATTGATCTAGTTATCGATTGCAAAGAGGTGTTatttaagcccctatctcactggacccgcggcacgttggcgaccttgctgtatcctacatgtacatcgtatttgtgttatccttgacttaataatgggaatatcatgcaaaacgtttAAATATGACTAGAaagacaccaaaacacacaaagcgtaaaaagattcatttttaatcgatgaaattcgttgatcgCTCTGCCAAATCggtcggtcgcagcgaggtcgccaacgtgccgcgggtctagtgagataggggcttgcGCGAagtttgtttttgtctcctgtAAAGTCATTGCAACGCTTGAGTGGGCAAACTGCAGTCAAATAACAAGAATTGCGTCAGCACACACACCTTGTTACATAGTCAAGTTAAGTACAATTTAAAAAGGTCTACTTTGTCAGAGACGAATGGGAAGTGTAGGGCCAAGATTGGCATCGCTTTACATGCCTTGAAGTATTATGTTAAAGTTGAAATTTCAGCGGTAGTTCACAATACGTGGTTTTCACGGTGATCTCTTcattgcgaacttaaaaccactgtggaAACGCTTCTGCCCGCTTCTGCCCGCACACCCCATTGTTTCAATCGCAAACGTAGATCCGCTTATTACCAAACATGAGAAAACCCTGCCCGTTCAAAATTTGCACACATGCAATTGATGCTTAGTGTCCTGTGACACAGGTCTTAAGTCTTACGTTGTGTGGTTAATGTGTACGTGATGAGAAATAAAGTTCGACAATCCTTAAGGCCCTGTCTCTTACCCAAGGCGGTATCCTTTATCTTGAAGAATGGGTCTGAATATGATTTCATGATTTAGTTCTAACCTTTGCTTAATCTAGGAACGGCGTTACCTTGTTACGGGTAAACCAACGCCAAGTTACTCAAGCACGTTCCATACAGCACCCGCTGTGTTTCGTCAGTGACATTCATTCACTCAGTCACCTTTGTGTCGGGTATCtcactacctggatgtctaaagcccccctctcactgcacccgcggcacgctggcgacgtcgctgcggccgatcgaagacactttcactttcatcgacaaaaaacgatttttttaagctttgtgttttttttggtctttttggccatacttgtacgttttgaatgatattcccattataaagtcaagagtaacacaaggccagtttaggacacagcgacgtcgccagcgtgccgcgggtccagtgagaggggggctttactgaAGCACGTTTcatacagcatccgctgtctttcgtcagttcCATTCACTATTGCCATTCACTCAGTCACCATTGTGTTcagtatctcattacctggatgtctaaccttcatgtaCTCAACACCAGCATcctctgtctttcgtcagtgacattcattcattcactcagtcTTCTTTGTATTCAGCATCTCATttccttgatgtctaaccttcatcgacgcaaCGCCAGCTTGTTGGATGTTAAATCACGACTCCCTGCAGTCCAGACAAATTTCCATGTTGACTAATCAGCGGTCCGCTCACGCACGACACGTAGCACGTGTTTACTCTGACAGATCTTGTCATTACACCTTTATCTGAAGCTGATTCATAACTACAGCTGGTGTTCTCCTGAGAGCTCCCTGCGTCAGAACGAGCCAGTCTGCGCTGTTATCGGCGTTCTACAAAGGTTAGAATAACGCCGTGCATACATAAGTGGATCAGGTTACTTTGATGTCACCAGGGAATATCAACACTTTCGCTTTGTGAATTACGTTGGGTAAATTGTACTTAACGCAGTTTCACTTTCTTTTCAAAGAACATTAAAACGATGTAATGTAGACGAAGTAGAACAGGTCTCGCAGAACAAACGGAGGAAGGAAAGTGGTTTATGTTATGAAATGTTTCATCGTTATGCACCCAAATTACATCTTATGAAGATTTAACGTCCTAATTTGatcagtttttctttctttgtaaacgGCATTTGATGAACGTAATGTATGCTGATAAAATATGCTTAAAAGAAAAGATATGAATGACGCTTTAAAATGGCTTACCAAAGAGAAACGAGTTTTTTGTTAAACACCATAAGACCTGAAAATTCAGTTTCACTTTCTTCATACAGAGAATTTAATTTGACACCGTCCAAGCCTAACAGCAAGGCTAAGGAAAGAAGCTTAGAAGAAAGATTACAAAACAGACATATTTCCATCGTTGAACACCCTAACTCGAGCAACATTAGTGATTAGTAATTTTCTCCATGGATAGAGGCGGCGCTCCCAAGGACGATTAGAACATTGCTTATAaaactgacatacatgtacctccccgTTTAACACCCTTACTCGAGCAAAATTAGTGATTAATAATTTTCTCCATGGATAGAGGCGGCGCTCCCAAGGACGATTAGAACATTGCTCATAaaactgacatacatgtacctgtacttccCCATTAAACACCCTAACTATAGATATAGAGGTGGCGCTCTCAAGGAcgcaaaattacatgtacttccccGTTAAACACTCTAACGCGCGCAAACCGGTTAGCAAAAACGGTAAGATCCTGCCGAAATACAACCTTTGAAACGAACCAGCAGAGTTGAGTATCTGTAAAGTGTAAGATATTCTGCAGGTGATGTGACTCCGATTTGACCTGTTCCTGGCATACATCAAAGAGCTGTTGTTGATGAGTGCTGAGTGGCCGGTTGTCTATTCGCCTCACGCTTCCCTTTTCCTGCTGCCGATCTAGAGTCATCATGAGTGACTCTTATGTAAACGTAATATATTCACGTCATGGTGATTTTAACAAGACGCAAGGACACATTTGAGGATGTTTTGTCAGTGATGCTCCGTGTGTTTAGAATGCAAAATAGGGTGACTTTCATCATGCAGAGTTTTAATCCGTGAACCTCTATATATTGTAAGGTCGTCCTTTATGTTTGAATACCACTATGTTGACCTGTGTGAAAAATgtgtaaaggtagtcccatagccttttttaggctgtaggggcagtggggcatgtctagggcatggtattggaaggcggattaaaacttccaccgccttttacttccccaactgaagtcaggtatccatttttacacctaagTGGAGTGAAGAACGTCGTGTAAGGTGACTTTtcaaagggcacaagatcggtggcatgacaggattcgaacccagttATCAGCtgacaggacgctgtcgtaCAGCATTGTTTGGTTGGCCGACTGCTACCCCGATCAGGGCTGAGCCACAAGGGTCTGGAggctgccatttggcaccaagGTGACcccaatacgacaattgccccagaTGCGGCCATTGATATGTATGGtcatgaaccactcacaccgggaagggcccctgctcttttcgataagtagaAATGTGACCTGTGTCCGTCCCGTTGCAGGTACTTCGCCATCATCTACCCGATGCAGATCCGGAGCGTGTTCACCGTGAGCCGTGCTCGCCTGCTCATCGCGGCCATCTGGATCGTCTCCTTCCTCCTGGCCAGTCCCGCACTCGTCTCACAGGTCAGTAAAAAAGGAAGATATAGGTTACCTTCATTAACAAACTAGTGACAAGTGTCTGACTTAATTTGAATAATGTACTTGTTCTCCTGTTGTTCACGAATGATGAGTTCCTCTTTCGCGCCTCTCATGTGTGTATCAAGTCTGGCAGTAAAAAAGAGGAAAGGTAAAGAGTAGAGATACCAGTAAGGTCTCAAACTTTCTTTAAACGTTTCATAAAACAAACAGTATCTATCTGGAtatgtcaggctttctattgcaagcacactTAATTAGCTTGCCGTTTAGGCGATAAAATCATTCAAATTACCAACCAAGGTGCCGTCTACAcacaggtaaatacacctgtctttggtgctgaacacaataaagatagctgtccttggtgcagaATGCTATCctcacacaaataaacatgcctgtccttggcactgaatgtcatccacacacacaggaagacacatctgtccttggtactgaacgccatccacgcaCAGGCAAACGCATCTGTCCTTgatactgaacaccatccacgcacAGGCAAACGCATCTGTCCTTgatactgaacaccatccacgcacAGGCAAACGCATCTGTCCTTGAtactgaacgccatccacacacaggcaaacatacctgtccttggtactgaacgccatccacgcaCAGGCAAACATAACTGTCCCTGGTGCATACTGAACTCCAtccacacacaagtaaacatataaaatgtgaaaattagatcagtgaataccttagtgttggaagaaagtttagcattgtattatgattactactaACACAGATGAGCTCCCATTATAATATAACATTGTTTTAATCTTTCTAGACGCTGGTTGAGTACGACTGGGGCACAGGTGAGATCATCTACCACTGCCAGCAGGTGTGGCCGACCGAGACCCACCGGCAGCTCTACTCCATCTACGGCCTACTCCTCCTCTTCGTGTTGCCCATGGCAACCATGGGGATGTCGTACGGCCGCATCATCCGGGAGATCCTGAAGAGACGCAGGAAGGTATGACGTATTGTAATCATGTAATACAAGGTGTCTACATAGAAGGGCTAGGGATGTctatgtagctcaactggtagcagcttcatagttgagctcaactggtagcagcctcacagttgaccGCCTGGTTCCATTTTAATTTGTAACTGGGAGTAACCCTGTTTCAAATTCTGGGAAGGGTATCTCGGTTGTATGAGACTGCATCCATCTTTCGGGAGGGACGTAagatgggggtcccgtgttcgaagagGTCCTTCAAGTACGTGAAAGGTGAAGGGCTAGCAACATCTCCCTAAAATGTGCTctgctactgaaatagcaaggaaacgTGCTGACCTATGTGTCACAAGCCGAATCCAAGATGAACAATCTTATACATAGAAGTTAAAGCTTTCTTATCGCTTTCAGCAACATGAAGTTGTAAAGTTTAAATGCCGACATACTGTGATCGAACACAATGAATATCACTGCACTAAGATCTCTGGCAACCGAGTTTGCTTGCATGTGTCTATCAGTCCGAGAATAATCTATTCCTTCTTCTATCTAATTTGATCTTCAACCTGTAAAACCTGGTGGGTATATTGTATTATTTGGATGGCGATATTGATATGAATGTCGCTTCAATACAAATTTTCTGCAATCCAATCCAATTCTTACAATTGTAATCTAAGAGACAAAACGACTGTAAGTGTGCACTCTCAATTGTAACTATCGCACAATCCAGCCGATCTCGAttggttctgtatctgtatctatataacgTTAGCCGATATAatcgccattaggcgtaacacacaagcggcgcggcagcagctggttatattacaccgaccGGTCTGTTGCTCATAGTCttcgcatatctgactgcaaccgttctttaaagctatttagtgagaatgctcctacagtacttgattcTACTATGGTtgtcggaaaatacgaatttttgaacacatcaatccttggctgataactctggtacttaaaagcatgactatttctagtcctatGGTTGCTATGTTTTACAAgtaaataaatcattcattcaatcattcaatcattccAGGTGCTCAGGCGGAGAGTGACGGTGGAGGCGGATGAAGATAAAAACAGCGGGTCGCTCGTACGGCGGGAAACACTGGAGGACTTCATAGCATTGCCGCACATCAGCGCTAACCTCTCCACAGCTAACACAACCGACGAGAGAGACAAAGCGGGAGGGATAGAAGTAGGGAAGGTTAACAGGGGATACGAACTCAGCCCCAGAAATTCCTACAACCCTCCTTCAGCTTCGAACGAGGAGATCACGACGGTAGACAGAGAAGATTCGGGAGAAGAGGTGCTCTTGTCCGTGAAGGAAGGTGGAAGACCCGAACGAAAATCATCGAAAGATCTGCTGAGAAAATACAGGTCTCTCCCGCTGGATTTGGACGCTTCTCGCCGACAAGAGCGGCTGGGACAGCGGCGTAACACGGACGCGGACACCCTTGACCACCCCCTGCTCCTACAGCAGGAATCCGAGGATGAAGACCGGGGCACGCGCATCTTGGAACGTCTGCGCAGCTTCCGCCGGACGCTGTCGTGCAGAGGGAGGCCCAGGACGTCTTCTGATGAGCCTGACAAGTCGCTGGCCGCCAGCAGGAGGAAACGGGTGGCTATGAAGCGGGACTCCAGCATGGCCGACTACAAGTCTGCACACGTGCTCGCAGATGAGGAAGGGATAAAAGTAAGTGTAAACACAGTTTCACTTTTCTTTGTGCAAGCCATGTCgcattt
Proteins encoded in this window:
- the LOC136445143 gene encoding gastrin/cholecystokinin type B receptor-like; protein product: MAAADSEFDWNVMNVSNSTESNGTVPEPYVGAAAILGNLPVSVPTILTYAVCFLLGTVGNVLVVFSVARFRRLRSTTNYLLGNLATADLLIVALCVPVKAAEFFLPSWELGGFLCKATALLQFLSVICSVLTLTCISIERYFAIIYPMQIRSVFTVSRARLLIAAIWIVSFLLASPALVSQTLVEYDWGTGEIIYHCQQVWPTETHRQLYSIYGLLLLFVLPMATMGMSYGRIIREILKRRRKVLRRRVTVEADEDKNSGSLVRRETLEDFIALPHISANLSTANTTDERDKAGGIEVGKVNRGYELSPRNSYNPPSASNEEITTVDREDSGEEVLLSVKEGGRPERKSSKDLLRKYRSLPLDLDASRRQERLGQRRNTDADTLDHPLLLQQESEDEDRGTRILERLRSFRRTLSCRGRPRTSSDEPDKSLAASRRKRVAMKRDSSMADYKSAHVLADEEGIKILRMLLVVVFVFALCWGPRLILLTLSKFALVNVHTELVYALDITFHLLTYLNSCVNPVCYAFMSRHFRQSFKDTMSSSCTKKAIGRQGTPDILLTTYSGSKRRALDITTTVCGMTDAGTSRTSRPSTSTAPSSRISVTSYGRTSTTTAPPHMYITTEV